Within the Mixophyes fleayi isolate aMixFle1 chromosome 5, aMixFle1.hap1, whole genome shotgun sequence genome, the region catcactcagtgcctttctgtctctcccccctcccccttcttcatcacttggtgactttctgttttactcctcttgccaccgttcctttacttacctttgtattggcttccttcatctctttatcttctctcttctgtcttctgcctcggtcctctctgtgccgctcctcactgaatgtcgggcgtgacgggCCCAGGTAAATAGTACCTGTCCCtcctctcagcggccctgtgGATGCCCCCCTCTTGACCATCTGCATCTGTGGTGTACACAGATAAGCCATCTGAATGCTTTTAACGATGTTATGAATATTTCTGTTAAGGTTCAGTTTTAGTTAATGAAAGTTTACACCACACCTCCCAACGATTGTCCCTCCATCAGTGGGATAGGAGCATGGAAATGGCACAATGTGCTTTTGAAGAGCTAGGCTCCCATTCTGTCCTCCGTTTCCCTCCAATCCCCTTCATTGCTATGCACACCACTGCCATCCAGAGCAGCAGTGGACAGAATCTCCCCGAACTTTCCAAACAATTGGGACAATGCTGTCCCAATCAgaatggtgggacagagccctcaaattggcactgtcccacctaaatcaggatggTTGGGAGATATATTTACACTGTTGTGTGACCCCTCTCTTATTTTGTTCAAATCTTATGAGCCCATGATGACTGGGTTTTTTGAGGGGCAGAAGCTACCCTGTAGTAGGTTATAGTGTATCAATCGTGGAGCTTCATCTTGAACTCTGTAAAATAAGCGTAATTACCACCTTATTATGCCTGTGCTTTACTATGAGCTGGCTTGCTGAATATTAATGGACTTAAACTGAACTATAAAGCACATTACAGATTCTTTATGCCTCCATATGAACTAATATACAAgatcattaacaaaactgcaccaacatacatctcttcacttgtctcacaaTATCTCCCAGCTCTCCACTCTGCCTCAGATCTGCATCCCTCAGCCTTGCTCCAATTCACggttgcattatttgtttcagTCTACATCAACTCTGTGGTATTCTCCCCCACATATAGCAAACCGTCAAGCGATTCCTGAAAATTCACCTCTTCAGGCTGAGAACGCCAgctctacataaataaatgttaataaacatataaatattaattaaacaaaattaaaatgtcaCTTCATCATTCTGTGATCTTGTTAAAGTGCTCGAGCTGAAGCCTTAGATGTAACTTTTTTTTGATCCAACAGTTCCCTCTATAGAATAACACTCAAACTTCTTAGTTGCAGaaagaaaataagtttatttttgtttcacatTGCAAGGAAGACTGATATATAAGCATTAGTACATGTGCCATCAGTGTATGCAAAAAACATataacataaagggcctgattcattaaggaacgtaaatgccgatacatagtgtattttgcgtaaaactgcactgcgcatgctcagagatGGATTATATGCCATGAGAACGCAAGTGCAACCAATTCAAATCttcgcaaaggacacttctgatTGCCTACGACTTCATGGGTAGAAAACGGGGAGGGAGGGGATTATGgacatagtcaatttacagtaaggatgtgccaagaaTGAGCGCACGCACatccatctgattcaagctctgggcatatcTGAAGTAAGTGATTTTCAGTTCTGTCACTtataccagctacagggcaagtgtaagtgcagagtgatagtgatgacgatcGTGAATgcatgctagagcatgtgtttgtaatcaagaacaactgtaaaaatgcatattatgCATATTAGACATTAATACCatcctgataaatatatttcacataaagaaaaatactttttcttttaatgttttttcattaatggttATATTATTACCAGTCgacaataatttaatattttttttttctgtgttgtctactgggactttatattgctcaTATGTATTGTTCTTATCCTGCTTTGTGCTATGTTTGTCTCAATAAGGCGAGTGCCAAgtgacatttcttcagatccacttgtagttgaatacagacatgtgtatgcccaaatacgttcgttttgcgtgccttaataaatcaggcccaatttgATCTACAGAAATATGCTTCTATTCCACTGCTTCTTTATAGGACCCAAACACTTTTTAAACTTATCCTAATGCCATCAAGagccaatgaaatacattttcagaCACAATAAATAATTAGTGCTACTATGACAGTAAATTAACGTTGTGGTTGAGAATGCATTGTATGTAGAGAGGGGCTTATGGACAATCAGGATCACTAGTaaaaactttatttgaaaatgtttgcATTACTTTGCCATGTTTATTAGAGTAATGTCCTCCCATATCATCTACTAATTTACCATCACTGTCTGGATTTTCTCTGGTACCAGCACACACATCGCTTTTAGATGCTTTTCCTTTTGTGGCATCATCCCATTTTCTGTCACAGTTTCCAAACAATGTTAGAAACACTGGAAGAAATACCAGCCCATGCAGCATTCCAAATGTAATAACAAGGAAAATGATCTTAAAAAAAGTTCTAAAGATGTAACTCTGTGATGTGGAAAGAGCTATAACCCCCAGGATGGTGGACAGAGCACCCTGCACTATAGGATAACCAAGAGAGTGTAAAGCATCAGTCATCCTCTCATTTGCGGTGGATTTTTGGCTAGACACATAGGCATATGATATGTGGGCTGAAAAGTCAACTGAGAACCCAATGCAGATTACAAGGTTGATCATTGAGATGGAGTCTAAGTTTACATTCCAGAAAGCCATAAAACCAGTGACACCAACTATAATCGAAGCTATGGTGAATGTCACCCACAAGGAACACAGAGGTCTTGGAATTAGTAGTATTGAGACCACAAACATGGCAGCTGCAGCAACCACAACATTCTGGATGGTGTTCTGGATGATTACAGCGTATTGGTCAAAGTATATAAATGCTGGATGGTACACAAGGACCGGGATGTCACAGCTGATTGCTGTGTTCCGGACATGGTTTAACATGTCTTTCTCATCCACTGAAGAAGTAACATTCGCAGTCTGGATGAAGAAACGAGAGGCTCTTATAGTTCCTGAGTGAATGTCCACATCTTGTTTGAAATCTGGAGCTAAAGCAAACAGTTGAAATAAATTTCCAATAAAATGATTTTTATCACTTATGTTGAATTTAGATAGTTCAGCAATGCCTATGTAGACATTCACCCATGACTCGGAGAGAGCTTCAGTAACATATGGGCCATTTTTAAGTGACTCTATACAGTTGTCAATTTTAAGGCGTACATTTAAATCCCAGTATGCAATCTCTTCTGTAACCACAACCATAACTCTGGGTCCATACTCTGAAAAATACAAATCTTCATTGTCATAGAAGGAACTAACATATGAATTATCAGTAGCCAAATTACGTAGATCGATTCCTTCCTGCACCTGGAAACAGCCGTATATACTGCTGGCCAGATACCCACCATACAGAAATAGCACAAGACACTTGACCCAGATGTTTGTGAGGAATGGCCCATATTGCGAATGGAAAAAATCAGCAACCGGATGGTCACTCTCTTTACCAGTGATTTGGCTGTATTTTCCCCCAACACAACACAAGTTATATGAAGTGGAACGATGATCATCTGTTTCATCCACCACCCTTTTACAACTCAACCAATGCCTGTTACTCTCTTCTCGTCTACCGTTAAGGGCTAAAAATGCCCCAAAGCAAGTGAGGTTATACAGGAAACAGAATAAAAGGGCAGTTCCAGCATAAATACAAAATGATTGCACTGATTGAAAAGGAGTCATAATTCCTATGTAGAAAGCCAGAACATCTGTCAGAGTTGTGATTGTTATGGAGACTGCAGCATCAGCGTATGTCTCGGCCATTCTATCTTCAACTTTACTCTTCACTTTAGTTTGTTGCCAGCTGGAAATCATAATGAACATGTCATCCACTCCAACACCTGGAAGAAAGAGTATTATTATGATGTCTCATTACCATAAACATATTTCAGCTCAATAGTTCTAATACTTGTAAAGTTTTGGCATCTATTATATGGAATTCATAGTTGTAGTTCTAGAAAGTTAAAGAtcctagctataattttctagaatgtacttgataaatCTTATTACATAAAAAGGTATATCATAACAGTATAAGCATATACCCAATACACAGATGTCCTGTACACAAAGTGAATAATGAAGTTTATTATGGATCTCAAATATATATCTTGCATAGATAGTTATAGCCTACTGCTATAGCCTTTAACCTTATGCCATTTatgtaatgatgaaatgaaacgGGACATTTAATGTTGGATTATCAGTTTTCTATTTGGAAATTGAGACTGACGTTTCTCTGTGTTCTCATAGTTATCATCTGTGTCATCCTCTGGATACCATAGTAAGTTCTGAATTGGTGACCTAATGTCctgtatattaaaaatacaaacttTTGTTCTGATTAAGCCCCACAGTAGCTGTTTAGTTTGAGACATTTCAGGTGTAAGAAATCCCATGTATCTAAGTTAAATACATTTAAGGTATTCTAGTGAGGACCACAACCCATCTTGGTGTATCATACATGGAGTATGGTGAACTCTATGAACTATTACTTGAGATAATATTTGGTATATTGGAGCTAATCCATGGGACGCCCATACCTCCAATCCCTCCAGTCCTACCATTTCTGAGTATGTAGCATTGCCCCATAGGGAAATGCAGAGCATGTTACGTACTTTGCCCCAGACCTTAACATTCATTAGTAATATGTCTTGGTGAGATTGCAGTTTCCTAAAATAACTCCCTTCCAAAGATTCCACTAAATTATCTCTTCATATATAATGCAATGGGTAGGAAATATGTTACAGTTTTACACCAAGGAAAATGGATATAGATCTGGTATTGCCATTTCCTGATAATTTTCTTTCTCTAAAAGACCAGAGCTGGAATCCTTATCTTATTTTACAATTATAAAAACACTTTTATAAATGAtgagattaaaaaatatatattggttCACAGTTACTCACTCATCCCCATTACCCAGTCATATTAAAAGtaccaacatacatacatacataaaaataacagCTAAAAGACTAGAGTTGTAAAGAAATAGGAGGCATCGAGTCCAAAGAACCACTACCTTATTTTACAAttataaaaacact harbors:
- the PTCHD3 gene encoding patched domain-containing protein 3, with the translated sequence MPRCHTDCVQRPLSRVFSLLGKLVARYPWWFLLIPFILSAGLGAGFYFLPQREASDIEGQFTPIGGPAKTERDFVKVHFPTNDSGRFSAQRLYTEGSFVSLIAVSASDNVINVDTFRELLKLDEMVQNLNITITQSGADVTYNFQRLCAEAQGQKCVTANPLLSEVQGNVSLIETVNITYPMFQGRIFLGTYLGGVTLKSDNTVEKARAIRLVYYLREDNEQDQDNSLQWIDHFIKSIQLNIDTLQLKQIQISYFTSVSRQQEFEGTTKTVIPLFSITYFVTIFFSIVSCIRLDCVRNKCWVAAFGVISSGLAVLSSFGLLLLCGVPFVVTVANAPFLILGVGVDDMFIMISSWQQTKVKSKVEDRMAETYADAAVSITITTLTDVLAFYIGIMTPFQSVQSFCIYAGTALLFCFLYNLTCFGAFLALNGRREESNRHWLSCKRVVDETDDHRSTSYNLCCVGGKYSQITGKESDHPVADFFHSQYGPFLTNIWVKCLVLFLYGGYLASSIYGCFQVQEGIDLRNLATDNSYVSSFYDNEDLYFSEYGPRVMVVVTEEIAYWDLNVRLKIDNCIESLKNGPYVTEALSESWVNVYIGIAELSKFNISDKNHFIGNLFQLFALAPDFKQDVDIHSGTIRASRFFIQTANVTSSVDEKDMLNHVRNTAISCDIPVLVYHPAFIYFDQYAVIIQNTIQNVVVAAAAMFVVSILLIPRPLCSLWVTFTIASIIVGVTGFMAFWNVNLDSISMINLVICIGFSVDFSAHISYAYVSSQKSTANERMTDALHSLGYPIVQGALSTILGVIALSTSQSYIFRTFFKIIFLVITFGMLHGLVFLPVFLTLFGNCDRKWDDATKGKASKSDVCAGTRENPDSDGKLVDDMGGHYSNKHGKVMQTFSNKVFTSDPDCP